One stretch of Dehalococcoidia bacterium DNA includes these proteins:
- a CDS encoding mandelate racemase/muconate lactonizing enzyme family protein, protein MKITDVNLKIYRWERATPITNGLYTYTHNVLNIVEIKTDEKDITGIGIAASIDVSPSVGRELIDHFKKGIIGLDPLDNERIWHEMWRPKLVGRRGITTRIISGIDIALWDIKGKVSGLPVYKLLGGFTNKVDTYIAGGYYEKGKGLKELAKEMEDNVKIGARAVKIKVGALPVNEDIERIKVCREVIGNDVKLMVDANNAYRHYQAIEFARKAEKYDLFWFEEPVEPDDYIGQAEITRSTSIPVAAGENEYTRYGFRDMINHRAVDILQPDCLILGGVTEFMKVCALAQSNDLDIAPHGAQEVHIHLVSAIPNGLILEYYRDTVNPMHGKIWDNELVIKDGFVYAPDIPGFGLNPKWKDLEPYRV, encoded by the coding sequence ATGAAAATTACTGATGTAAACCTAAAAATTTATAGGTGGGAAAGAGCTACTCCCATAACAAATGGTCTATATACATACACACATAATGTACTCAATATTGTTGAAATCAAGACTGATGAAAAAGATATTACAGGTATTGGTATAGCAGCCAGCATTGATGTCTCTCCAAGTGTAGGAAGAGAGCTAATAGATCATTTTAAAAAAGGAATAATTGGTTTAGATCCTCTTGATAATGAAAGAATATGGCATGAAATGTGGAGACCTAAACTTGTAGGTAGAAGAGGAATAACTACTAGAATTATTTCTGGAATAGATATAGCACTTTGGGACATAAAAGGAAAAGTTTCAGGGCTACCTGTTTATAAACTTTTAGGTGGTTTTACAAATAAAGTCGATACATACATAGCTGGTGGATATTACGAAAAAGGTAAAGGATTAAAAGAATTAGCTAAAGAAATGGAAGATAATGTAAAAATTGGTGCTAGAGCAGTAAAAATAAAGGTGGGAGCACTTCCTGTAAATGAAGATATAGAAAGAATTAAGGTTTGTAGAGAAGTTATTGGGAATGATGTAAAGCTTATGGTAGATGCAAATAATGCTTATAGGCACTATCAAGCTATAGAGTTTGCTAGAAAAGCTGAAAAATATGACCTTTTTTGGTTTGAGGAACCTGTTGAGCCAGATGATTATATAGGACAAGCCGAGATAACAAGATCAACCTCAATTCCAGTAGCTGCTGGAGAAAATGAATATACTAGATATGGATTTAGAGATATGATTAATCATAGGGCTGTAGATATACTTCAACCTGATTGTTTAATTCTAGGTGGAGTTACCGAATTTATGAAAGTTTGTGCACTTGCTCAAAGTAATGATTTAGATATTGCTCCTCATGGAGCACAAGAAGTTCATATTCATCTAGTATCAGCTATACCAAATGGACTAATTTTAGAATATTACAGAGATACCGTAAATCCAATGCACGGTAAAATATGGGATAATGAATTAGTGATTAAAGATGGTTTTGTTTACGCTCCTGATATTCCAGGATTTGGTCTTAATCCTAAGTGGAAAGATCTAGAACCATATAGAGTTTAA
- a CDS encoding FAD-binding oxidoreductase, whose product MNNNYFHQSKIINKKIINSELCFVEFKVENWNSHVPGQYSEICLTADNGYQAIRPYSIASEPNSNYVRFLIEKISNGEVSTFFFDHSMIGDKVLISRPIGLRFILRNESLPIFICSGSGIAPFLSMTKFLDYEKKNYKLFHWSKTFDGLVNYSDFSKQNNSEYHPFVTREKSGINGIGTERISKKDFNKLDELLKYEIYICGSDYFVENASEIVQKIFLNSKIYTERFGS is encoded by the coding sequence ATGAATAATAATTACTTTCATCAATCCAAGATTATTAATAAAAAAATAATTAACTCTGAGTTGTGCTTTGTAGAATTTAAAGTTGAGAATTGGAATAGTCATGTACCCGGTCAATATTCTGAAATTTGCTTAACTGCAGATAATGGATATCAAGCAATTCGGCCTTACTCAATAGCTTCAGAACCAAACTCAAATTATGTTAGATTTCTAATTGAAAAAATTTCAAATGGCGAAGTTTCAACCTTTTTCTTTGATCATTCAATGATAGGAGATAAGGTTCTTATATCAAGACCAATAGGATTAAGATTCATATTAAGAAACGAATCGCTTCCGATTTTTATTTGTTCAGGTTCTGGAATTGCCCCCTTTTTATCAATGACTAAATTCCTAGATTATGAGAAAAAAAATTATAAATTATTTCATTGGTCTAAGACTTTTGATGGTCTAGTAAATTACAGTGACTTTTCAAAGCAAAATAATTCTGAATATCATCCTTTTGTAACTAGAGAAAAATCAGGTATAAATGGAATTGGAACTGAAAGAATATCAAAAAAAGATTTTAATAAATTAGATGAATTATTAAAATACGAAATCTATATATGCGGCTCAGATTATTTTGTTGAAAATGCATCAGAAATAGTTCAAAAAATATTTCTAAATAGTAAGATTTACACTGAAAGATTCGGGTCTTAG
- a CDS encoding zinc-binding dehydrogenase: MKAAQITGFRKVEITDIPDLGELKDGEVRFKTDCISVCGSDIHSSFEKVLPEEDYPLPPGMPIHEVAGVAVESKDERYPVGTRAIIIPNYRKPDGSIGTGGAVEYLDQNHERIIKLPDWGDLEDWIMLQHSGTVLYSAKHWGNIFGKSIAILGQGGIGLSFTMLASKQGASEIVGIDKHDYRLDKSISLGATKSIKYESLENLIERSEEVTNGELFDIVVDASGNEAGFNTCLNIIKNEGKFITFSIVTDDMVEFEHSLMLRKNLDIHSTQIATTPEPIAEIRELVALAERGWWDPKSLKTGVSDLKDLQKAFEEYAEQKNNVIKNVVRFNP; this comes from the coding sequence ATGAAAGCAGCTCAAATAACAGGATTCAGGAAAGTTGAAATTACTGATATTCCTGATTTAGGTGAATTAAAGGATGGAGAAGTAAGATTCAAGACCGATTGTATATCAGTCTGCGGATCAGATATACATAGTTCTTTTGAAAAAGTTTTACCTGAAGAAGACTACCCGCTACCGCCTGGAATGCCTATTCATGAAGTTGCTGGAGTTGCAGTTGAATCTAAAGATGAAAGATATCCCGTTGGGACAAGGGCAATTATAATACCAAATTATAGAAAGCCAGATGGTAGTATTGGGACAGGGGGAGCAGTTGAATATTTAGACCAAAATCATGAAAGAATAATTAAGCTTCCGGATTGGGGAGATTTAGAAGATTGGATTATGCTTCAGCATTCAGGAACTGTGCTTTATTCAGCCAAACATTGGGGTAATATATTTGGTAAATCAATAGCAATTTTAGGTCAAGGGGGAATTGGTCTTTCATTTACTATGCTTGCCTCTAAACAGGGGGCTTCTGAAATTGTTGGCATAGACAAACATGATTATAGATTAGATAAAAGTATTTCACTTGGAGCTACAAAATCTATAAAATATGAATCTTTGGAAAATCTAATTGAAAGATCTGAAGAAGTAACAAATGGCGAACTATTTGATATTGTTGTTGATGCTTCAGGAAATGAAGCTGGATTTAATACATGTCTAAATATAATAAAGAATGAAGGAAAATTTATTACATTTAGCATAGTTACTGATGATATGGTTGAGTTTGAACATAGTTTGATGTTGAGAAAAAATTTAGATATACATTCTACTCAAATTGCTACAACTCCAGAGCCTATTGCTGAAATTAGAGAGCTTGTTGCTCTAGCTGAAAGAGGATGGTGGGATCCTAAATCTTTGAAAACTGGAGTCTCAGACTTAAAAGATCTTCAAAAGGCCTTTGAAGAATATGCTGAACAAAAAAATAACGTAATTAAAAATGTAGTTAGATTTAATCCCTAA